Proteins encoded by one window of Amaranthus tricolor cultivar Red isolate AtriRed21 chromosome 4, ASM2621246v1, whole genome shotgun sequence:
- the LOC130809768 gene encoding uncharacterized protein LOC130809768 — MYMSWYRRISILRLTNTAFAQPGSHYHPTSTLLAERIRSVLIQCNDTIQGAATSPVDVGYRLCSQTLGSINASLTDALSQAGYEYLIPTPPVIGEVDDTFHTPSPRSSAHRGSSSGGSSFRSTRGRQRSSTRGRSSKSPSTSATMSPFVPPSSINTPPPHPSPPQRIITYQRASQRRAPALNVIAEVDEFTPSSSTGAQNKRGRGL, encoded by the exons atgtacatgagttggtacaggcgcatctccatattacgcctaacgaacaccgcatttgcgcagccaggttcacattaccatccgacatctacgttactg gctgagcgcatccgatcggtactcatacaatgtaatgacacgattcaaggggccgctacatcgccagttgacgtggggtatcggctatgttctcagaccttaggctccattaacgcgtcgttgaccgatgcattgagtcaggcgggttatgagtacctcataccgactccacccgtcattggcgaggtagatgacacattccacactccttctccaaggagttcagcccatcgaggtagctcttccggaggatccagttTTCGGTCTACAAGAGGccgccagcgttcatctactcgaggtcggtcttccaaatcgccatcgacatccgctactatgtcgccgttcgttcccccgtcttccatcaacactcctccgccacatccatcgcctccgcaaaggattatcacatatcagcgtgctagtcaacgacgagctcctgctcttaatgtcattgcggaggttgacgagttcacaccatcatcatccaccggtgcgcaaaacaaaaggggccgggggttgtag
- the LOC130809769 gene encoding uncharacterized protein LOC130809769 isoform X2, whose protein sequence is MAAAATSSSQTSPSPDPKFDLSREIRRLEVAIAELDSLPSSRPVYVKNGNIFFRTTTQKAISSEQRKLDLAKSKLQKLNKQ, encoded by the exons ATGGCAGCTGCTGCGACATCATCTTCTCAAACGTCCCCTTCTCCAGACCCCAAATTTGATCTTTCTAGAGAG ATTAGACGTCTCGAGGTTGCAATTGCCGAGCTTGATAGTCTACCTTCGTCCAGG CCCGTCTATGTAAAGAATGGAAACATATTCTTCCGCACTACTACCCAAAAAGCAATCTCATCTGAACAGA GAAAACTTGATTTGGCTAAGAGTAAGCTGCAAAAGCTCAACAAACAATGA
- the LOC130809767 gene encoding serine/threonine-protein phosphatase 7 long form homolog, with protein MAMPGLVDPSVLTLQTTHRSVAAWEGSTAQLVTRQHYQASTLRWEVDDRVLDVVELAGFRYIHRLLGGGLEPDRALITALMERWRPETHTFHLTVGEATITLQDVAVIMGLPVEGQAVIGHGEGNWPALVHELLGVWPKNPQDPSQPKIIIGSSLKLTWLRQHFSALEDDADDVTVDRHARAYILYLFGCILFLDKSGDSVQLIYLPLLGDLERVDEYSWGSATLAYLYRNLCRASRKGAKDMGGCLMLLQIWSWEHIHIGRPIIRTVRPDGQHDQEDDADDFEPILGSQHRRGMDPLTVSWLRVYLSRSHSPHTLVYYRDALDRQRDEQMTWQPYTAAKMEALPHICTSGHEIWRSRCPLICFDIVELHLSDRVMRQFGLE; from the exons atggcgatgccgggcctagttgatccatcagtgcttacgcttcagacgacacacaggagcgtagctgcgtgggagggctccactgcccaattggttactcgtcagcactaccaggcgagtacgttacggtgggaggtggatgacagggtattagacgtagtcgagctagctggtttcagatacattcaccggttgttgggcgggggcttagagcccgatcgagctcttatcactgcattgatggagaggtggaggccggagacacataccttccacctcacagttggcgaggcaacgatcacgttgcaagatgtggcagttatcaTGGGACTGCCGGTTGAAGGACAAGCAGTCATTGGTCATGGggagggaaattggccagcattagtacatgagctgctaggggtttggccgaaaaaccctcaagacccctcacagccgaagatcatcattggatcgtcattgaagctgacttggctTCGACAGCATTTTAGCGCGCTTGAGGATGATGCAGATGATGTGACGGTTGACAGACATGCCCGAGCTTATatcttgtacctgtttggatgcatcttgtttctggacaagagcggcgactcggtacagttgatctatctccctctactgggagacttggagcgcgtagatgagtacagttggggaagtgctaccctagcgtatttgtatcgtaacttatgtcgagcgtctcgtaagggtgccaaggacatgggtggatgcttgatgttgttacagatatggtcatgggagcacattcatatagggaggcccattATTCGGACGGTTCGACCggatgggcaacatgatcaggaagatgacgcggatgattttgaaccgatattagggtcacagcatcggcgcgggatggatcctttgacagtaag ctggcttcgcgtatatctttcgagatcccactccccacatactctcgtctactatagggacgcactagatcgacaacgggacgagcag atgacatggcagccttacacagcggctaagatggaagctctaccgcacatatgtacatcgggccacgagatttggagatcgcgttgtcctcttatttgctttgacatcgtcgagctacatctctcggatcgtgtcatgcgtcaattcggtttggagtag
- the LOC130809769 gene encoding uncharacterized protein LOC130809769 isoform X1, which translates to MGQGGKLKYSQFCHIKITKAKATLNRRQWQLLRHHLLKRPLLQTPNLIFLERRLEVAIAELDSLPSSRPVYVKNGNIFFRTTTQKAISSEQRKLDLAKSKLQKLNKQ; encoded by the exons ATGGGGCAAGGTGGTAAACTCAAATATTCACAATTTTGCCATATAAAGATAACGAAGGCGAAAGCAACACTTAACAGACGGCAATGGCAGCTGCTGCGACATCATCTTCTCAAACGTCCCCTTCTCCAGACCCCAAATTTGATCTTTCTAGAGAG ACGTCTCGAGGTTGCAATTGCCGAGCTTGATAGTCTACCTTCGTCCAGG CCCGTCTATGTAAAGAATGGAAACATATTCTTCCGCACTACTACCCAAAAAGCAATCTCATCTGAACAGA GAAAACTTGATTTGGCTAAGAGTAAGCTGCAAAAGCTCAACAAACAATGA